ttaagtTAGTAAACTATAAATACTCATTCATACAATGTcagtcaaaaacaaaattttttattaaaatgataGTTAGGTGCAAACTATTTACTTtacgataaataaaaaaaatgattaattgattatatctaaattctaaataaaaagataataagatttttctaaataataaaaaagtacaagactTTTTATGTAATAAACTTATAAACTATGTTTAAAtatgagatttttttttaaaattttaggtattTAATGTATGATAATTAattgagtaattacccaaattaatctctaagaattttaaaaatgaatattttagttttttaaaaaaattaatatacagattaATCTCTAAAATTTTATCCTGGTAGACAAATTAAttcctaatttattttttgacaaaataattacctaaatcagttcctaaaaattttaaaagtggatATTTTCATCCACAAAACAATTAATATGTAGATCAATCCCCAACATTTTTCTCTGTCAGAAATAACAGTTCTCCGTTCATTTTACTTTTACTGTATGTcgacctttattattattaacttagcTTTGTGTATGTGAACGATAACACTAGTATATTAATACACTATTTTCGTCAGAAATAAGTAAGGTGAATAATGATTCtttgaaatccaaattaaaatatttttttaatacaaacatattttttaaaatagaacatcttttgatcatattaaatacaaaatatcaaaaatttcaACCTTAAATTTTGTATacaataatctctaataataattttattattattattattattattattattattattattattattattattattattattattattattgagtgaatatatatatatatattttatattataaatatatacataagaatttaataaataaatttattattatttttatctaaaaagaCATAAAAAATGATGGTATAGtgactattattattttatttttttaacataaaaatgttgaaaattgatttgtgtattatttttttaattaaaatatttattttaaaaatttttgaacacTAATTTAAATGATTAATCTaccaaaaaataaactaaaaactgaataaaattttaaaaattaatctatgtattaatttttttaaaaattaaaatatctatttttaaaatcGGAACTAATTTAAGTAATTATTCTAATTAATTTGTTAACAGCAAAAATTTAAACATCTTAATTAGTAAATTCTTAAGAAAACCCCGAAAATCTCCCGAACGGCGGCCCCTTCTTCTCCCACCAGAACGGCAGCAGGCTTCTTTGTCCAGCATCACTCTCATCTCTTCACTGCGGCTGCTGCTATGTCTTCTCTCTCCACCGTCGCTGTGGCTATGTAATGTCTCTCCAGCGACGATGCAACCTGTCACTTCGTCGCCGATCTGCTCTCATCTTTCCGCCACTTACCCCGTCTCGGTCGCTTCctttgttctctctctctctctctctctctctctctctctctctctctattctaGTTTTGTGTGCCTCTTTCAATATCTTGATCtctgattaattgattattgaataTTGATGACTTGATCTGTTAAGAATATGGATtagttcaattttaaaatttctattttattagagTAATTCTGGTTTTGCCTCTTTTATGAGTGAAAATACTGTGTGCGATTAGCTTGTGAACATCGTCCACTTATaaagtgtatttatttatttattttagagtaTATACCCAAATAAGTCCGGAAAAAAATTTGCATGGAACATTTTCGTtcccaaaaaatttttattacatTGAACTTTATAAAAGTAAGACATTGTCTTACCTTAGTTAGATATGTTGTTTTTATTTGGATAAACAAGTACTCAAAAGTGTGACCAATGATCTATATGTCTTGTTTTTGTAAAGTTCACTacctcaataaaatttttttggggacaaaaatattatatgcGAAATTTTTCAGGAACCTATTCGGGTACATATTCTTTATTTTAAGACTACAGCGCATAACTAACAACTAATAATCTGCATCACCGAACCGTTGTCTTGTCTTAATAACTTTGATCATCATGTAGAATATAGATTTCGAGTAGTGATAAGTAATCTTGGATTGGATTGCACTACAATGCTTTGCCTTATATCTGATAGGAACACTTACAATTACATTGTAGTTACCTATGGCTATGGCATTTTTCCGCATGGTTAATGTAAGgcattaaaattactaaaacttGGGGACTCAACCAAAACAACATCAAAGGAATTATAAAATGGTCTATCGAAAGTGAAGCTCAAAACAGTGCCACTTTTCCTATAGCTAATTGCATCACCATTTCCCTCTTATTCACATTTTGTCTATGGATCAGGTTTTTGGAGGCCACAGTTGAGGATTATTTGGCATCACGTTCTGTGTATGAGATTATAAGGTAGTTTATTTGCAACTTGCCAATTTACGTCAGAAGCTCCAATAATGGCTGGAATAGCTATACTTCTAGATTTGTGGAGGAAAAACCAAAACTTTGGCTCTGGTTTGCACTCTCCACAAGCCTTTCAGTCTTCTGCTTTTTTCTCTGCTTCTGCTGCTGTTGGTGCTGCAGCTTCTTTTACTGCTGGTACCACTGGCTTTGCCTCAAGGGCTTTGTTTGGGTATGCACTTTTGACTCCATTTGTCTATGCATTCATTCTTGTTATATGGATGGATGATGGATTTGCTTTGTTGTGGATAAGGCTATAAAACATGAGAAAATACATGATtgctttgtttatttgatttggtATTTGGATGTTGGAAAATTGATCTGTTTTTCATAATGGGAAGCTGATTTTAAGTTgtggattatttatttatttatgttttaaaaatttggaTAAGTTGCTAACATTTCAAGACTTAATTTTTATTTGAGGTAGTAGAAAATTCTTAGATATAAAGAATGTCATAGTAATGTCTTAAATGAGAGGCATTGTTGTATAGTTTTAACTAAAACTTaaaactgtttccatgttttgaCTCTTTAATCTGATTTATTAATGAAAATATATTTAGACATGTTGGATTTAAACTGTAGGCTTTTAAAGTTGTTTGGATGGAATTGCAGACAACCTAGACAGGGTAAAATGAATTTCCTCGACCTTCTATGGTCTTGTCTAATCTTCATTacaataaatttttctttttaaaaaataaaaaataaaaaatgttgttGTCTATTCTACTGTGGTTAACCTTGAGCAACTAGCATAAATTTgtatttcaagttttcaaacaATCTTTCCAATTGAATTTCAGGTCTCCAGTTGCTTATTGCGATGCTGGTTCAGCAGTATCTGAAGATTATATTTCTGGTCTGCAAAGTACTTCTAAAGGGATTTATAATAATGATGGTGCTCTAAGATATAGTACTACCAAACATTACAATGTGGAGCTTAAGCCTCTATTCTCTGCTTTTGAATTTAGGCCATTCATGATGACATCGCTAAGGTCATTCTTAATGTTCTATTTGCCTCTTTTGGAGCCTCGTGCTGAAATGGAAGATGATGATTTCCTTGAGGAGAGGGAAGAACAACCAACTGATCTGGTTGTCCCCTTCAAGAAATCAGTGAAGCAAATCATCCGAGAGGTGTGATTTTATTTGACCcggttttctattctttttttcagCAAGTTATTTACTTCGGTTATTCATAATTATGAAATTGATGAGAGTGTTTGTCATTTATTATTAGCGAGAATATAATGTTTCGCTGTTAGAAATCCTATCTCTGATTTAAAAGCCTCCTTGCCATCACAGACATAGGTAGATGATCATGTTAATCAATGTGGACAGCATGTGCTTGATTACTAAACCAGGCTTTTGATTTGACATGTGGAATTTAGCAAAGGAGGAAAACACCATTGTGGCTCTTCAAATTCTGTTTCTGTTAAGTTCTGTTTCTGACAAAATGCCCCCCTAAAAGAAAAATGATATCTTGGCCCCCCAAAGATTAGTTCTGCCTTACAAAATGTATTAGATATATTATTAGCTTGGGGAGCCACGATGGTGGTTGGTGGTTTACTCTAGCGAGTTTTCGAACTTCTCTAGATTCAATAATAACAAACACTGGATATTTTAAGTTCACACCTAAAAGAGGGTAGTAGCTCTTGGTTTAAAATTGTTTCAACAACACAATAACATCAGAATGTTTTTGTCAATATGTGGTCAGTTAAATGGAGTAGACAGCTATACGATGTCCTATGATATTTATTTGATCTCTATCATATAGCATATATCTATTCCAAGTTTAATCTACATCTATtcattataggtgttcccatccTATCAAATGTTATGCAAACTTCATCTCCTATGAAAGTATTTACAATTATATTTGTAAGATTGCACAAATTTGCTCATATTAGTTTATTCGAGTCTTTCCCCCCAATCTAGTTAGCCTCCTTAGACATCTAATGTTGAAAAATAAATACATACTTATTTAATGCTAGTTTGTTgtgtttgttgttattgttaatttgttatttataacattaaaattaaatcattCACGATCTTCATGCAAATCCTCCTCCAAATTAATCTTTTGCTGTTGATGATACTATGTATTTCTAGCGATGGTTTCTTTTGGTTTTCTTTTGTAGTGAGTAAATTACCAAGTAAATAGGTTTGGTTCCCTTAGCTTTCTCAGTTCTCATAACGTGTAAACTTAGTTGGTCATTGTGTCTTGCCTTTACAGACAACCGTTGTGACGACTAGAAGGATTTTAGAAAGAATtgcttttcattatttttcacaAAGAATGGCATGGAAAATTCTTAAAGGTATGTTCTCTGGAACTAGTTTCAAGTTTTGcgatattattggttatggaatgGCCAAATAGTGTGCGAATAATTTGAAGGGCAGCTGTGGAATGACAGAGGGAGGGACACCTTCCTTGCAACATGACATGTATTTTCTAACCCTACCTTAAATTATTGAACAACCATTCAATTATTACTCACTCCCTCGAATCAGTATATACTCTTGCACATACATACCCTTAAGTAATTACTATtttccatgaaaaaatattttcttttattctttcctTCTCATCATAATGAAATTCATTGTGTTATCTCCAGGAGATCTTACAGCAGTTTGTGTTGATTTCTTGAACAGATGTCCCTAAATCAGCTACTCGCAAGGCTGCGAGGAATATGGCTTATCATGTTTACTTCTTTTGTGTGAGCagaacaacttttagaggtcaaAACACCCTTACTGAATCATCTGCTAGTCTTGAGATTGCCCAACTTTTTACTTACATTTATCTTGTGCTGACTGTTGGTCGTTTACAGGACACATGCTTGGCGTTGCAGCATCATGGATTGTCCAAGTAGGCATTGATGTGTACCGGTTTTTTAAACCGATTCTCAAGTCCACAGATGATGTGGGTGACATTGTTGACAAATCCGAACAAGTTGCAATTCTTGGGCAGAAAATTTTCATTGCTACAGTTAGGTGTTCGTCGTCTCTAATCTTTGCTTCCATAGGAGCTGGCATCGGTGCTACCCTTATTCGTCCATCGCTTGGCCAGTGGATTGGTAAGTGTTGCACACATGCAAAAACCAACTCCATTGTTTGCTAATGATTTTCTTTCCAATGCTtagtatactttttttttcttacctAAGGTTTGATTATATCTTATATTCTTCTTTCTaagttttcatgttttttttctctccagggtgtgctgCTGGTGATTTGGCTGGTCCCATTATTGTAGCATATTGTGCCGACCAACTATTTCAAGTGAGATTTTCCTAATTATATTTTCTGAAAGATTCTTTACCAGCTTCCGAAGACTGGCATTTCATAGAATTTCCTCTTCTATATGCCTTATCTAATTGAGTCACTAAAAGTTGGCcgataaaaagaaataaagctaGGCTCAACCTTCAAAGGAGGAGTTGTTAAcaagatataattataatatattaatatatcaaTCCTTCTTATATACACCACTACACCAGCACCAGTGGTTTAGTAGTAGAATAGTACTCTTCAATCTCATGCAGGGATAACTCAGTTGGGAGAGCGTTAGACTGAAGGTCTGAAGGTCGCATGTTTGATCAATGCTCACCGCATATTTCTAAACATTCTATTTCACTTTAATTCTGAAAAATATGACATTTGGAAACCTTTAATTTGGATTAATTTGATGATCATATTAATCATACCACAaccatattattatataattttgcaATATTATGGATTGAACGCACGTCAGctagtttaattatgtttttaatatGCTCATGGCCTTGTCGTATATGTTTAGTTGATGATCCCTGGTTTCAGATCTTGACATCATCCTACTTGTAATTCATTCTTCACCATTCATTAATCAATATTATAGTTCAATTTGCTTAGTGATCCACCTACTTAATGCACATTATTATCTAATTAACTTTGTAGCTACTCTATCATGATGTGTTAGCAAATCCGATCCTTTTATGGGATTTAGATTCTTTCAAGTAACAAGTTATGTATTAAACTGCGAAAGCTAAGTATATATTTAGAGTTAATTTTTACTGAATCATTATTATTGGTATAAAATGCTCTTAATGGACCATTAGATTAGAATAGATTGAAGTTACTAACTTTGtaattatatgattattattGTCCATTCTGTAGAATAATTTGCAGAATTTAGATAGATGTTTTTACCGCGCTTAGGGGTATAAGTTTAaagtttctatttttattctttagacttTAGATAGCATATTGGAATTCATACTTTTGAAAagagaagggaaaaaaaaaaaaaacttattactCTTGTTAAGATGAATCATGTTGGTTGAGTAACATCATATCGCATTATCAAAAGTGTTAAAAAATAGTTGTCAATTATCTTATTATTGTTTCCGTCATCTTTTGAATACAGTACACTTCTTGAATCATAGAGATGGAGACAACAATTAATTCTCAATTAACCTAATTGAGTAATGCTAAaagatcaaaataattaattattttttcgacTATTTCTTTTATCATTGATGTATTTATATGCTATTAAGAAACTAATTTCTATATTCGACAATAGATGCTCtgttgtaaaaataaataaataaagaataaagtatattttttgtttttgaagtttattaaaaattttacaaatatttttaaattttattttgtttcaattttgttttagAAGTTTTTGACTTACATCAAATTTATTCTTAacgattaattttttaaaaaattataaccaaTTTAAAAATAACTTTACAAGAACAGTCTTTAACAAAGCAAATCAAATATATTTatcatacattattattgttagattagttttaattttttcaaaaatttaattattaagaaTATATctgatataaattaaaaattttttagacaaaattaaaataaaataaaatttatagatattttaaaagtttttgataatttaaaaaaaaaatactttacccataaataaataaatagctatGAATTAGAATGTAAATTTTTCCACGCTAAAGTACTTCGTATGATTTTAATTGATATATATGCTGCATTCCTATTC
This region of Arachis hypogaea cultivar Tifrunner chromosome 8, arahy.Tifrunner.gnm2.J5K5, whole genome shotgun sequence genomic DNA includes:
- the LOC112707129 gene encoding uncharacterized protein; amino-acid sequence: MAGIAILLDLWRKNQNFGSGLHSPQAFQSSAFFSASAAVGAAASFTAGTTGFASRALFGSPVAYCDAGSAVSEDYISGLQSTSKGIYNNDGALRYSTTKHYNVELKPLFSAFEFRPFMMTSLRSFLMFYLPLLEPRAEMEDDDFLEEREEQPTDLVVPFKKSVKQIIRETTVVTTRRILERIAFHYFSQRMAWKILKDVPKSATRKAARNMAYHVYFFCVSRTTFRGHMLGVAASWIVQVGIDVYRFFKPILKSTDDVGDIVDKSEQVAILGQKIFIATVRCSSSLIFASIGAGIGATLIRPSLGQWIGCAAGDLAGPIIVAYCADQLFQVRFS